The Planctomycetota bacterium genome window below encodes:
- the queF gene encoding NADPH-dependent 7-cyano-7-deazaguanine reductase QueF, whose product MPKAEGQIFPFDKPDKIKAGFLESFPYKGERQLIQYTTREFSAVCPFSGLPDIATVIVEYIPDKLCVELKSLKYYFISFRNVGIYQEAVTNRVFADLWKLLKPKRLLVKTIYNTRGGIDSVCQIEKGIKYS is encoded by the coding sequence ATGCCTAAAGCAGAAGGACAGATATTCCCGTTTGACAAGCCGGATAAAATCAAGGCAGGCTTTCTTGAAAGCTTCCCTTATAAAGGCGAGCGACAGCTTATCCAATATACGACCAGGGAATTCTCCGCAGTCTGCCCTTTTTCCGGATTGCCCGATATTGCCACTGTAATCGTCGAATATATCCCGGACAAGCTCTGCGTGGAACTGAAATCGCTTAAATATTACTTTATCTCTTTCCGTAATGTCGGCATTTACCAGGAAGCGGTAACCAACCGCGTCTTTGCCGATTTGTGGAAACTGCTGAAACCTAAAAGATTGCTGGTCAAGACCATTTACAATACCCGCGGAGGGATTGATTCGGTTTGCCAGATAGAAAAGGGAATAAAATATTCTTAA
- a CDS encoding M48 family metallopeptidase yields the protein MEIKIIRSRRRRRTISARMEGGVMLVSAPRHTPEAELNTVIAKFRKRFERRSLRKELNLKQNLNAVCRRFNEEYFDNRIDIRSIEYSTEQTTKWGVCNHRNKTILISHRLAAMPAWVRDYVIIHEMAHILHPNHGERFWQLVNRYRLAERARGYLIAKGYEDIDKEDEGTDNKSATDFTDGREGKGI from the coding sequence ATGGAAATAAAAATCATCCGCAGTCGCCGGCGCCGCCGGACCATCAGCGCGCGCATGGAAGGCGGTGTAATGCTCGTGAGCGCCCCCCGGCACACGCCCGAGGCGGAATTAAACACGGTCATTGCCAAGTTCCGCAAACGCTTCGAACGGCGTAGCCTCAGGAAAGAGCTTAATCTCAAACAAAACCTTAACGCGGTCTGCCGCAGGTTTAACGAAGAGTATTTCGATAACCGGATAGATATCAGGTCAATCGAATATTCGACCGAGCAGACAACGAAATGGGGCGTCTGCAACCACCGGAATAAAACCATCCTCATTTCCCACCGCCTTGCTGCGATGCCCGCCTGGGTCAGGGATTATGTCATCATCCACGAAATGGCCCATATTCTTCATCCCAACCACGGCGAACGCTTCTGGCAGCTCGTCAACCGGTATAGACTGGCCGAACGGGCGCGAGGGTATCTCATCGCAAAAGGGTATGAGGATATTGATAAAGAAGATGAAGGAACAGATAATAAATCAGCCACGGATTTCACAGATGGAAGAGAAGGAAAGGGTATATAA
- the cdd gene encoding cytidine deaminase: protein MKNAELINQAKAAMKNAYVPYSRFKVGAALLTMGNKVFTGSNIENASYGLTVCAERVAIFKAVSEGELKFKMMVIVTNSSKIAMPCGACLQVIAEFAPKLELILATTKGKYIKRKLSGLLPEAFTL from the coding sequence ATGAAAAACGCTGAATTAATTAACCAAGCGAAAGCGGCGATGAAGAATGCCTACGTGCCGTATTCGCGCTTTAAAGTCGGCGCGGCGTTATTAACCATGGGCAATAAGGTGTTCACAGGGTCTAATATCGAGAACGCTTCTTACGGATTAACCGTCTGCGCCGAAAGGGTGGCAATATTCAAAGCGGTATCAGAAGGCGAGCTGAAGTTTAAGATGATGGTAATCGTTACGAACAGTTCTAAAATAGCCATGCCCTGCGGCGCCTGCCTACAGGTCATTGCCGAATTTGCACCCAAACTGGAATTGATATTAGCCACTACAAAGGGCAAGTATATAAAAAGGAAGCTTTCCGGTTTATTGCCGGAAGCTTTTACCTTATAG
- the greA gene encoding transcription elongation factor GreA — MERLPITPEGFEKLRAKLKYLEEEVRSAVEKRLGEARELGDLSENSEFDSAREEMWRVDRQIAELRDRLSRAEIINLAKRKADGIAFGSKVKMRNIDSGDILEYTLVGEGEADPSEGFISIMTPVGKALLGHKAGEKVDIKVPAGTLHYEIISIE; from the coding sequence ATGGAACGCCTGCCGATAACGCCCGAAGGTTTTGAGAAACTGCGCGCGAAACTGAAATATCTGGAGGAAGAAGTGCGCTCGGCCGTGGAAAAACGCCTGGGCGAGGCGCGTGAGCTGGGCGACCTTTCGGAAAACTCGGAGTTTGACAGCGCCCGCGAGGAAATGTGGCGGGTGGACCGCCAGATTGCCGAACTGCGCGACCGCCTGAGCCGCGCGGAAATAATCAATCTGGCCAAGAGGAAAGCGGACGGCATAGCTTTCGGCTCCAAGGTGAAAATGCGCAATATTGATTCAGGAGACATCCTTGAATATACATTGGTGGGAGAGGGCGAGGCCGACCCCTCCGAGGGATTCATCTCTATCATGACCCCGGTCGGCAAGGCATTGCTCGGACACAAGGCCGGCGAGAAAGTGGATATCAAAGTCCCGGCCGGCACATTGCATTACGAAATTATCAGCATTGAATAA
- a CDS encoding four helix bundle protein, with protein MFRFETLEVWKKSIVLLDKLLDIADELADKNLFRFAEQLRGAGLSIPNNIAEATGCNTRKEITVFLSYAKRSAYEVVSMLVVFVRRKYITVSLKEQLTGELEEVCKMITGFAKSLH; from the coding sequence ATGTTTAGGTTTGAAACGTTAGAGGTGTGGAAAAAATCAATAGTGCTTTTAGATAAGTTATTGGATATTGCCGATGAATTAGCCGATAAAAACCTCTTCCGGTTTGCCGAGCAGCTTAGAGGGGCCGGATTATCTATTCCTAATAATATCGCGGAAGCAACAGGTTGTAACACACGTAAAGAAATAACGGTTTTCCTGAGTTACGCAAAACGGTCAGCATATGAAGTGGTAAGTATGCTGGTTGTTTTTGTCCGCCGTAAGTATATTACTGTATCTTTAAAAGAGCAATTAACTGGCGAGTTAGAAGAAGTGTGTAAAATGATAACAGGCTTTGCAAAAAGCCTTCACTGA
- a CDS encoding TIGR03545 family protein codes for MRWKGIITFAVILALMALFSFFFMDNLIKWGMETTGTMVTGAKTEINSLELSFARLSFSLNGLQSADPDNEWQSRLEIKDIRFKMNWRPLLEGKVEIEEMAVEGIRSGTKRTTSGKLPAKEIPPPDPVVEKEKKSLSDQTEDVPALKILKGEQKVNVDDVVKPNELTAPAEIQKANDELDKRHKNSMDLLNNLNLTPRIDSIKKQIEDINIKEKDPRKLKKELDKAKDVKKDIDKLKNDVKVAENQVRSDYAYVDTAMATIDQLKQKDYEAALKTITEAKGITGGDISRLALGPVWLDRAQSALKWYKIIKDLMPAGGPVTETPKAKAFTGMDIAFPKKKGYPAFLLKKVVVTTGEKSSDELKFSGVVEHISSDQNLSGKPTVISLTSTSPVFTLDGMMKHDATSSEDLFVLSIKDYDLKGFSLGDSKFLPKTVSGGRADIHAALVSSGGKTQINITILPRELVFAPEDMGQSEATKQIAGVLSSSNDIRIEALVSIDGGKFSWKIKSNLDDKISDAVKNLIAARMEDAKAQIKQKIDASVDQQKQELMNKLQSKRVESESKLKEKNSSLDGLDKLFESKTKGLVK; via the coding sequence ATGCGTTGGAAAGGTATAATTACATTTGCGGTCATTTTGGCGCTGATGGCGTTGTTTTCATTCTTCTTCATGGATAACCTGATTAAGTGGGGGATGGAAACCACCGGCACCATGGTTACCGGCGCCAAGACGGAAATCAACAGCCTTGAATTAAGCTTCGCGAGGCTTTCTTTCTCGCTTAACGGCCTGCAGTCGGCCGACCCGGATAACGAATGGCAGAGCCGCCTTGAGATAAAAGATATCCGCTTCAAGATGAACTGGCGCCCGCTCCTGGAAGGCAAGGTGGAGATAGAGGAAATGGCCGTGGAAGGCATCCGCTCCGGCACCAAGCGGACGACCTCCGGCAAACTGCCTGCCAAGGAAATCCCGCCGCCCGACCCGGTGGTTGAAAAGGAAAAAAAGTCGCTCTCCGACCAAACCGAAGATGTCCCCGCCCTTAAAATACTTAAAGGCGAGCAAAAGGTCAATGTCGATGACGTCGTCAAGCCCAATGAACTGACCGCCCCGGCCGAAATCCAGAAGGCCAATGACGAGCTGGATAAGCGCCATAAGAATTCAATGGATTTATTGAATAACCTCAATCTCACCCCGCGGATTGATTCCATCAAAAAGCAGATTGAGGATATCAACATCAAGGAAAAAGACCCGCGCAAGCTGAAAAAGGAGCTGGACAAAGCCAAGGACGTCAAAAAGGATATAGATAAATTAAAGAATGATGTCAAAGTCGCGGAAAACCAGGTGCGTTCGGATTATGCCTATGTCGATACCGCCATGGCAACGATTGACCAGCTGAAGCAAAAGGATTACGAAGCGGCCTTGAAAACCATCACCGAAGCCAAGGGGATTACCGGAGGCGATATCTCCCGCCTGGCTTTGGGCCCGGTCTGGCTCGATAGGGCACAGAGCGCCTTGAAATGGTATAAGATAATAAAGGATTTAATGCCTGCCGGCGGACCGGTAACCGAAACGCCCAAGGCAAAGGCTTTTACCGGAATGGATATCGCCTTCCCAAAGAAAAAGGGGTATCCGGCATTCCTCTTAAAGAAGGTTGTCGTGACGACCGGAGAAAAATCATCCGATGAGCTTAAGTTCAGTGGGGTCGTTGAGCATATCTCCTCCGACCAGAACCTTTCCGGCAAGCCAACTGTTATATCGTTAACCAGCACATCTCCGGTATTTACCCTGGACGGCATGATGAAACATGACGCCACGTCCAGTGAAGACCTGTTCGTATTAAGTATCAAGGATTATGATTTAAAGGGATTCTCGCTGGGCGATTCCAAGTTCCTGCCCAAGACCGTTTCCGGCGGCAGGGCGGATATCCACGCGGCTCTGGTGAGCAGTGGGGGAAAGACCCAAATAAATATCACGATACTGCCGCGCGAGTTAGTATTCGCACCGGAAGATATGGGACAAAGCGAAGCGACCAAGCAGATTGCCGGAGTCCTTTCTTCGTCCAACGATATCAGGATAGAAGCACTTGTCAGCATAGACGGGGGCAAATTCTCCTGGAAGATAAAATCCAATCTGGATGACAAGATTTCCGATGCGGTGAAGAACCTGATTGCCGCAAGGATGGAAGATGCCAAGGCGCAAATCAAGCAGAAGATAGACGCCTCTGTTGACCAGCAGAAACAGGAATTAATGAATAAACTCCAATCCAAGCGAGTCGAGTCCGAATCAAAGCTTAAAGAAAAGAACTCATCCCTTGACGGCTTAGACAAGCTGTTTGAATCCAAGACTAAGGGGTTGGTGAAATAG
- a CDS encoding TIGR03546 family protein yields the protein MLTLKILRKLFKILNGDVSPRQVAGGFAFGVILGLTPLLNLHNLLVLFLICIIRVNVSSAIFSMLIFKLLAFLIDPLSHQLGYLLLVDFGFLNSFWTFLYNLPIVPWTNFNNTLVLGSLVISLILFVPNLVFVSKGVVSYRNNLKPKLEKTKFFRALQATKIYTWYHKIISFGSTE from the coding sequence ATGCTGACCTTAAAAATACTTCGGAAACTATTCAAAATACTTAACGGCGATGTCTCTCCTAGGCAGGTTGCCGGCGGGTTTGCCTTCGGCGTCATTCTCGGGCTAACCCCGCTTCTTAACCTTCACAATCTCCTGGTCTTGTTCTTGATTTGCATTATCCGCGTTAATGTTTCCTCAGCCATTTTCTCCATGCTGATATTCAAGCTCCTTGCCTTTTTAATCGACCCGCTTTCGCACCAGTTGGGGTATCTCTTGCTGGTTGATTTCGGATTCCTTAACTCCTTCTGGACGTTCTTATACAACCTGCCCATCGTTCCCTGGACCAATTTCAATAATACCCTTGTCCTGGGCAGCCTGGTTATCTCTTTAATCCTGTTCGTTCCCAATCTGGTATTTGTCTCTAAAGGAGTTGTCTCTTATCGCAATAATCTTAAGCCGAAACTGGAAAAGACAAAGTTCTTCCGGGCGTTGCAGGCAACCAAGATATATACTTGGTATCATAAAATAATTAGTTTTGGAAGTACTGAATAA
- the purQ gene encoding phosphoribosylformylglycinamidine synthase I — MQPKVFILRTAGTNCDYETKAAFEKAGALGDLIHINKWVGNKELIHQYHILAFPGGFSYGDDLGAGTVLANEIRENLSEDLLKFIHGGKLIIGICNGFQIMTKLGLLPGFGLTENKLEQEATLATNNSGRYDDRWVYLKKSSDLCVFTREWHNDPVYFPVAHAEGKFIPMDKKVLARLKQNKQIVFRYSTPQGKPTSRFPFNPNGAVDNIAGICDSTGRILGMMPHPERFQDPTNHPRWRREKINEPTDGMMVFLNAVKYVRENLA; from the coding sequence ATGCAACCTAAAGTGTTTATATTGCGCACGGCCGGGACAAACTGCGATTACGAAACCAAAGCAGCTTTTGAAAAAGCGGGTGCTTTAGGTGATTTAATACATATTAATAAATGGGTTGGTAATAAAGAATTGATTCATCAGTATCATATCCTTGCTTTTCCGGGCGGCTTTTCCTACGGCGATGACCTCGGCGCGGGCACGGTCCTGGCAAACGAAATCAGGGAGAATCTTTCCGAAGACCTGCTCAAATTCATCCATGGAGGCAAACTGATTATCGGGATATGTAACGGGTTCCAGATAATGACTAAGCTAGGGCTTTTGCCCGGCTTTGGCTTAACGGAAAATAAGCTCGAGCAGGAAGCAACTCTTGCCACCAACAATTCCGGCCGTTACGACGACCGCTGGGTGTATCTCAAGAAATCATCGGATCTGTGCGTTTTTACCAGGGAATGGCATAATGATCCGGTCTATTTTCCGGTGGCGCATGCCGAAGGCAAGTTCATACCTATGGATAAAAAAGTGCTGGCACGCCTTAAGCAGAATAAGCAGATTGTATTCCGGTATTCAACTCCCCAAGGCAAGCCGACCAGCCGTTTCCCGTTTAACCCGAATGGGGCAGTGGATAATATCGCCGGCATCTGCGATTCGACCGGACGGATTCTGGGTATGATGCCTCATCCGGAACGATTCCAGGACCCGACCAACCACCCGCGCTGGAGGCGGGAAAAGATAAACGAGCCGACCGACGGCATGATGGTATTCCTTAATGCCGTAAAATATGTGAGGGAAAACCTAGCTTAG
- a CDS encoding purine-nucleoside phosphorylase: MKNTLRLITAFLKKRVCVSITPDYVVILGSGVNIISPSDYRIIKRIPYKSIPHFPHPTVAGHKGELIVAQRNGVNVIIFSGRLHYYEGHNPSEVVLPVRIAGLLGAKHLIVTNAAGAVNPQYKTGDIMLIKDHINLMFMNPLIGKHDERLGPRFPDSCPTVLPDEPYERESFRRVCDCYSPQFIDRVQRIGNKLGINLRKGVYGAVTGPNFETPSEIKMLRTLGVDAIGMSTVPEVLAGVQMGMKVLGISCLVNKAAGLTKELLNHKDVLSIMRRINGRLSGIIREIIN, from the coding sequence ATGAAAAATACGTTGAGATTGATAACGGCATTTCTTAAAAAGCGCGTATGCGTATCAATTACGCCGGATTATGTCGTAATACTCGGCTCCGGGGTAAACATTATTTCCCCCAGCGATTACCGGATTATTAAGAGAATTCCTTATAAAAGTATTCCTCATTTTCCTCATCCGACCGTTGCCGGGCATAAAGGCGAATTAATCGTCGCGCAACGGAATGGAGTTAATGTCATCATATTCAGCGGGCGCTTACATTATTATGAGGGGCATAATCCGTCTGAAGTAGTGTTACCCGTGCGCATAGCCGGATTGCTTGGGGCAAAACACCTTATCGTGACAAACGCCGCCGGCGCCGTGAATCCGCAATATAAAACCGGCGATATCATGCTTATCAAAGACCATATTAACCTCATGTTTATGAATCCGTTGATCGGTAAACATGATGAAAGATTAGGTCCGCGCTTTCCTGATTCCTGCCCGACTGTCCTCCCGGACGAGCCTTACGAACGAGAGTCGTTCAGGCGGGTATGTGATTGCTATAGCCCGCAGTTTATTGATAGGGTCCAGAGGATTGGAAATAAGCTCGGCATAAACCTGCGTAAAGGCGTTTACGGGGCAGTAACCGGCCCGAACTTTGAAACACCGTCTGAAATAAAGATGCTGAGAACGCTCGGGGTGGATGCAATCGGGATGTCCACTGTCCCGGAAGTATTGGCAGGCGTCCAGATGGGGATGAAGGTGTTAGGTATTTCCTGTCTGGTTAACAAGGCGGCAGGTTTAACTAAAGAATTATTGAATCATAAGGATGTATTATCTATAATGCGCCGGATAAACGGCAGGTTAAGCGGCATAATAAGAGAGATAATAAATTAG
- a CDS encoding OFA family MFS transporter, giving the protein MAAETTATSNRGWTVTLAATGINLALGVLYSWSVISKAIPKEWGWDEAQKALPYTIACLFFAFMMVPAGKLQDKFGPRMVAALGGIFVGAGFILASRFTTIPMYIIFFGVLAGTGIGFGYASATPPAIKWFPAAKTGLIAGIVVAGFGLASVYTAPLSNYLIGQYGVPNTMMALGIAFLVVVVILAQLLKNPPAPVTPAATSATAAVKSSDYSAKEVLSTYQFYMLWLMYAFNAGAGLMVIGKLAIVVQEQSGYKGGFLMVALLAIGNAGGRVFAGVLSDKIGRVRTLQIFTLVQAALMFLTPSMDDKIVLAVFSTLIGMCYGSNLSVFPSLTKDFFGIKNFGVNYGMIFTAWGVGSTLTLVCGIIYERTKCFQMAFFLSGALLIVSIILSFTIKKPTKA; this is encoded by the coding sequence ATGGCAGCAGAGACGACGGCAACTTCGAACCGAGGATGGACAGTAACCCTGGCGGCCACGGGTATTAACCTGGCACTGGGCGTTCTTTATTCATGGAGCGTTATTTCCAAAGCAATCCCCAAAGAATGGGGCTGGGATGAAGCCCAAAAAGCATTGCCTTACACGATTGCCTGCCTTTTCTTCGCTTTTATGATGGTTCCGGCGGGTAAATTGCAGGATAAATTCGGTCCCCGGATGGTTGCCGCATTAGGCGGAATATTCGTCGGCGCCGGTTTTATTTTAGCCAGCCGGTTTACTACGATTCCCATGTATATCATATTCTTCGGGGTTTTAGCCGGAACAGGCATCGGCTTCGGATACGCCTCGGCCACTCCTCCGGCGATAAAATGGTTCCCGGCAGCCAAGACAGGATTGATCGCGGGTATCGTAGTTGCCGGATTCGGACTGGCTTCGGTTTATACCGCCCCGCTATCCAACTATCTTATCGGCCAATACGGAGTTCCTAATACAATGATGGCTCTGGGTATCGCTTTCCTTGTCGTGGTGGTAATACTTGCCCAATTACTTAAAAACCCGCCTGCTCCTGTTACGCCTGCCGCGACTTCGGCAACCGCCGCGGTCAAGAGTTCCGATTACTCCGCCAAGGAAGTCCTTTCCACCTACCAATTTTATATGTTATGGCTGATGTATGCATTTAACGCCGGCGCGGGACTTATGGTCATCGGAAAATTGGCGATTGTTGTACAAGAACAATCAGGTTATAAAGGCGGATTCCTTATGGTCGCGCTTCTGGCAATCGGAAATGCCGGCGGCAGGGTTTTTGCCGGCGTGCTTTCAGATAAAATCGGGCGCGTCAGGACACTGCAGATTTTCACCTTGGTACAAGCCGCATTAATGTTCCTGACACCGTCTATGGATGACAAGATAGTCCTGGCGGTGTTTTCCACCCTTATCGGAATGTGCTACGGCTCCAACCTTTCCGTATTCCCATCGCTCACCAAAGATTTCTTTGGGATAAAGAACTTTGGCGTCAACTACGGGATGATATTTACGGCCTGGGGAGTCGGTTCCACCTTGACACTGGTCTGCGGAATAATTTATGAAAGGACCAAGTGTTTCCAGATGGCGTTTTTCTTATCCGGAGCCTTATTGATTGTAAGCATTATATTATCCTTTACCATAAAAAAGCCGACTAAAGCATAA
- a CDS encoding FAD-binding protein encodes MLDNSVLNILKSVIPSDRISTAPEDLTAASYDASKRMAQPDVVIKPIKPEEISAVLKIANENNIPVYPRGAATSVTGSAVPVKGGIVIDTSKMNHIIEINKTNLMAIVEPGVVVGDFQKAVEKEGLFYPPDPASADTCTIGGNIATSAGGLRCIKYGVTRDYVIGLEAVLADGTIIHTGSYTIKCSTGYDLTRLFVGSEGTLGIFTKIILKLIPKPEHRETIIAFYRKVDTAVSEAQKILDNGILPTALEFMDERSTKAVQSYYKEFSMPEGTKAIILLELDGAKSDTLRLADETIKIWENGDAIKILHAKNRIEADNLWAVRKAISPALFSITEQKISEDISLPLNKIIPMMETLAGLEAKYGIPIAVFGHLGDGNLHVNLLTSVGGQEKPAEEAVEEIFKATVALGGTLSGEHGIGITKSKYISLAIPPREFEIMKQLKNLFDPKGILNPGKLF; translated from the coding sequence ATGCTGGATAATTCCGTATTAAACATACTAAAATCCGTTATTCCATCAGACCGCATTTCAACCGCGCCGGAAGATTTAACCGCGGCATCTTATGACGCATCAAAACGAATGGCTCAACCTGATGTCGTCATAAAACCGATTAAGCCTGAAGAGATTTCCGCAGTCCTTAAAATAGCCAATGAGAATAATATTCCGGTTTACCCGCGCGGCGCCGCCACCAGCGTAACCGGCTCGGCCGTGCCTGTAAAAGGCGGAATTGTAATTGACACGAGCAAAATGAACCATATTATCGAAATCAATAAAACCAATCTTATGGCTATTGTCGAACCGGGCGTGGTCGTCGGTGATTTCCAGAAAGCGGTCGAAAAAGAAGGATTGTTTTATCCGCCTGACCCGGCAAGCGCGGACACCTGCACCATCGGGGGCAATATCGCCACCTCGGCCGGAGGGCTTCGCTGTATCAAATACGGCGTGACGCGTGATTACGTTATCGGCCTCGAAGCCGTCTTGGCGGACGGAACGATTATCCATACAGGCAGTTATACGATAAAGTGCTCAACCGGATACGACCTGACCCGTTTATTCGTCGGCTCGGAAGGCACGCTCGGCATCTTCACCAAAATCATTCTCAAACTAATCCCGAAACCGGAGCACAGGGAAACGATTATAGCTTTTTACCGGAAAGTTGATACCGCAGTCTCCGAGGCGCAAAAGATACTTGATAACGGAATACTGCCGACCGCGTTGGAATTCATGGACGAACGCTCCACCAAAGCGGTCCAGAGTTACTACAAGGAGTTTTCTATGCCGGAAGGAACCAAGGCAATAATCTTACTGGAGCTTGACGGCGCTAAATCCGACACTTTAAGATTGGCTGATGAAACGATCAAAATATGGGAAAATGGCGACGCGATAAAGATTCTCCATGCCAAAAACAGAATCGAGGCGGATAATTTATGGGCAGTGCGCAAGGCAATCTCGCCGGCGCTATTTTCCATAACCGAGCAGAAAATCAGCGAAGACATCTCGCTCCCCTTAAATAAAATAATACCGATGATGGAAACACTTGCCGGGCTGGAGGCAAAATACGGAATCCCGATAGCGGTCTTCGGGCATCTGGGAGACGGCAATTTACATGTCAATCTCCTGACTTCGGTCGGTGGGCAGGAAAAACCGGCTGAAGAAGCCGTTGAAGAAATATTCAAAGCCACGGTAGCTCTCGGCGGAACGCTTTCGGGCGAGCATGGAATCGGCATAACCAAATCAAAATATATTTCCCTGGCAATTCCACCGCGGGAATTCGAAATAATGAAGCAGTTAAAAAATCTCTTCGACCCCAAAGGTATATTAAACCCGGGCAAACTGTTTTAA
- a CDS encoding AIR carboxylase family protein, whose amino-acid sequence MKIVIIMGSKGDLEHSKKIADFVKKFAIQCIMKIASAHKVPLKALDILKEHKGENTVFITVAGRSNALSGFVDANTASPVIACPPYSDKFGGADIWSTLRMPSGVCPMLVLEPEEAGLAALKILASSNSVLRKKVWDYQKSLKDKIEKEDKELAK is encoded by the coding sequence ATGAAAATTGTAATCATCATGGGTTCAAAAGGGGATTTGGAACATTCGAAAAAGATAGCCGATTTCGTAAAGAAGTTCGCCATTCAGTGCATCATGAAAATAGCCTCGGCCCATAAAGTGCCTCTTAAAGCGCTGGATATCCTTAAAGAGCATAAAGGCGAGAACACAGTTTTTATCACGGTTGCCGGTCGCAGCAACGCTTTAAGCGGATTCGTGGATGCCAATACAGCCTCTCCTGTTATTGCCTGTCCCCCTTACAGCGATAAATTCGGCGGTGCGGACATCTGGTCAACGCTTAGGATGCCTTCAGGCGTTTGCCCGATGCTGGTCTTGGAGCCCGAAGAAGCCGGCCTGGCCGCACTTAAAATACTGGCCTCTTCAAACTCGGTGCTTCGTAAAAAGGTATGGGATTACCAGAAATCTCTTAAAGACAAGATAGAAAAAGAAGACAAGGAACTTGCCAAATGA
- a CDS encoding inositol monophosphatase: MTDINRYLGFARETALRAGSLLTGMASNFGKIHYKTNSGNLVTAADKASEALIIKAIRKEYPHHCIMAEESGACNGTDKEFEWLVDPLDGTTNYAHQLPLWSVSIALAHNKKVIAGVVYHVSLKELYYAAKCKGAYCNGKRIHISKTPALKKSLLVTGIPYSTREDPHDNFVNFKKFSLIGQAVRRLGSAAIDMSYLACGRFDGYWERDLQPWDVAAGSIIITEAGGKLTRFNGTPYQVYSPSETLASNGLIHKEMMSVLKH; encoded by the coding sequence ATGACGGATATAAACCGGTATCTGGGCTTTGCCAGGGAAACGGCACTGCGCGCCGGGAGTTTGCTTACCGGAATGGCGTCTAACTTCGGCAAGATACACTATAAAACCAATTCCGGCAACCTGGTCACCGCCGCGGATAAGGCTTCCGAGGCACTGATTATCAAAGCAATCAGGAAGGAATATCCGCATCATTGCATCATGGCCGAAGAATCCGGCGCCTGTAACGGAACTGATAAGGAATTCGAATGGCTGGTTGACCCGCTGGACGGCACGACCAACTACGCGCACCAACTGCCTTTATGGTCGGTTTCAATCGCCTTAGCCCATAATAAAAAGGTTATTGCCGGGGTGGTTTACCACGTCAGCCTGAAAGAACTGTATTACGCCGCCAAATGCAAAGGCGCGTATTGCAACGGGAAAAGGATACATATCTCCAAAACGCCTGCGCTGAAGAAAAGCTTGTTGGTTACAGGCATCCCCTACTCCACCAGAGAAGACCCGCATGATAACTTTGTTAACTTCAAGAAGTTCAGCTTAATCGGACAGGCGGTCAGGCGTTTAGGCTCGGCGGCAATCGATATGTCTTATCTCGCCTGCGGACGATTTGACGGCTACTGGGAACGCGACTTGCAGCCCTGGGACGTCGCCGCAGGTTCAATCATCATAACCGAGGCCGGCGGGAAATTAACCAGGTTTAACGGGACTCCTTATCAAGTATATTCCCCTAGTGAAACGCTTGCCAGCAACGGACTGATTCATAAAGAAATGATGTCCGTTCTTAAACATTGA